The Halorubrum salinarum genome segment ACCGCGCCGCCGAACTTCACGTAGTCCCGCCGGGTCGATTCTCCGGTCGTGGTGATGTCGTCGTCGCTCATGTCAGGCGTCTCCGTTGATGATGTCCGCAACGCGCTGTCGGTCGAACAGCCGCTCGCCGTCGGGGATCGCGGGGTAGGCGTCGCCGTGGTCGTAGCCGGGCCACTCGCCGAACCGCTCCGGGTACAGCTGCTTCGCGGTCATCTCCAGCTGGAACAGGTTCATGATCGGGCCCTGAACCGGGTTCCCGGACGGGTAGAACCGGTCGTTCTCGACCGCGGCGAGTTCGCTCGCGACGGGGTGGTCCGCCAGCTCCTCGCGGACCGCGCCCACGTCGTAGTAGGAGGCGATCCCGAACTGGTGGAGGACCACGTCGGGGTCGACCTCCAGCAGCGCCTCGTGGTCGTACGTCGTCTCGTAGGTGACCTCGTCGCCGGCGAAGGCGTCGGGGGCGCCGAGCGGTCGGACGTGCGCGTTCGCGAACCCGGGGCCGTCGGTCCGCGAGGGGTAGTAGGTCCCGTCCATGTAGATGAGCGTCGCGACCGTTGGCCGGTCCTCGGCCGGCGGGAGGTCGCTCCGGACCGTCTCGAGCAGGTCCTCGCGGACCGCGTCGAGCGCGGCGAACCGCTCCTCCTCCCGGAAGACGGCGGCGACGCGCTCGCCGATGTCCGGGAGCGCGTAGTACTCGTACCGGTCCCGACACGGCTCCGGCGGCTGCGAGCGCCGCCGGCTGTAGATGTTCCCGAACCACGGCCCGACGTTGTCGCGGATCTCGGCGACGTCGTCCTCGGTCCACCCGTCGAAGGAGACGAACAGGCAGGGATCCGCGAGGTGGAGGTCGCTGTCGAGCTCGTAGAGCAACTCGCGGTCGACGGAGATGCCGCCGCCGGAGCCCGTGTTGAGCTGCGCGAGCCCGTCGCGGTCGAAGGAGACGCCGTCGAGGTCGGCGTAGTAGGCGTCCAGCGTGTTCCCGCCGGCGTCGGCGTCGAAGCCGAGCGAGTTGACCGCGTCACCGTGGCCGAGCGCGACGGCCAGGTCGGCGTACAGGAGGCTGTAGACCATGATGTCCTCCGGGACCGCGTCGAACGCGACTTCGCCGGCCGGAGCCATGGTCGCCGTGTAGCCGGGGTCGGCCGTCGAGCCGTTCGAGTCTCCCGTCGCGTCGGACCCTTCCGTCGCGTTCGACCCGCCGGTCGTCTCGTCGTCGGTCGCGTTCGACCCGGGGCCCTCGGAGCCGCCGGTACAGCCGGCGAGCAGGCCCCCGCCGACGACCGCGCCGCCGTACGTCAGGTAGTCGCGTCGGGTCGGAGCGTCGTCGCGCATCTCAGTAGTCCCCGTTGACGATGTCCGCGACGCGCCGGTAGTCGAACAGCCGGGCCTCGGGGTCGGAGAGGGTCTCGATCCCGTTCCACTCGCCGAAGGCGTCGGGGTAGAACTGCTTTGCGGCCGCCTCTGTCTGGAAGAGGTTGATGAGCGGCCCCTGATACGACGTGCCGCCGCGGTAGAGGCGGTCGTTCTGGACCGCGGTCAGCTGCTTGCCGACCGGGTCCTCGCGCATCGCGTCCATGCGCCGCTCGAACTCCTCGGCCGAGACGTGCGAGAAGCCGTACTGGAACAGCAGGGCGTCGGGGTCGACCTCGAGGATCTGCTCGTAGTCCCACTCGGCGTAGCCCCCCTCGATGGCGTCGTCGAAGGCCCCGCGCATCTCCACGTCCCGGTACTGCTTGTGACCGTTGCCGTCGTTGACCGGGTACGCGTAGAAGGTACCGTTCTCGAAGTCGGAGTTGACCGAGAGGAGCCCGACGGTCGGCCGCTCGGCCTGGTCGGGGAGTCGCGACTCGATGTCCGCGATCAGCCCGTCGTGGACCGACTTGAGCGCCTCGTAGCGCTCGCGCTCTTGGAACACGTCGGCGACGACCTCGAAGGCCTCGTACAGCGAGTAGTACCGGTAGTCGTGCCAGTCCTCGCCGCGGCGACGGATGGAGTTGCCGACGATCGGACCCACGTTCGTCGCCACCTCCTCGTAGTCGGCGTCCGTCCACGTGTCGTCGAGGAGGCTGATGAAGTTCGGGTCCATCAGGTGGACGTCGGCGTCCAGCTCGTAGAACGACTCCTTGTCGATCCCGCCGTCGCCCATGAGCTGGGCGACGCCGTCGAAGGAGACGTCGACGTCGGGGAGGTGGTCGAAGAACCCGAGCGGCCAGTTCTCGGTGAAGATCAGCCCCTGAAGCCCGTCGAGCTGACCGAGCGCGATGCCCATGTCGCCGTACGTGCTGAAGTACGCCATCCAGCGCTCGGGCACCGCGTCGAACGCGACCTCGCCCATCGGGGCCATCTCGACGGTGTAGCCCGCGTCGGCCGTCGACTCGGCCGCGGCGTCGTCGTCCGAGCCCGCGGTCCCGTTCGTCGCGTCGGACGTCTCGTTGCCCTCGGGCGCCGAGCTGTCGTCCGAGGTGCCCGCGCAGCCGGCGAGCACTCCCGCGCCGACGACCGCGCCGCCGTACTTCACGTAGTCTCGCCGGGTCGGCGCCCGACGCTGGCTTCGTTCGTCTGCCATATTTTTAGGTCGACCTAAAAATTGAAAAGGATTCTGATCCGTCGATCCCCGACGGAGCGCCGTGCGCCACCGATCCGGGATCGACCGCGCCGGTCGCGAGCCTACTCGTCGCCGCCGTCGGCCCGCGCGACGCGCTCGCTCGGGCGCTCGCGGTCGTCGTCGTGCCGGGCGCGGAGCGGTTCGATCCGGGGCCCTCGCGGCGTCCGGTCGACCGCGGCGTCGATCTCGAACACCTCGGCGAGCAGGTCCTCGGTGACGACCTCCTCCGGCGTGCCGCGGGCGCGGATCGCGCCGTCCTTGAGCGCGACCACGCGGTCGGCGACCCGCGCCGCCTGCTCGATGTCGTGGAGGACGACGACCACGGTGACCTCGCTCTCGTCTCGGAGCGTCTCGATGATCTCCATCACCTCCATCTGGTGGTGGAGGTCGAGGAACGTCGTCGGCTCGTCCAAGAGGAGCACGTCCGTGTCCTGCGCGAGCGCCATCGCGATCCACGCGAGCTGTTTCTGCCCCCCGCTCAGGCTGCCGACCTCGCGGTCCCTGAGGTGACCGCAGCCCGCCAGCTCGATGGCGCGGTCGACGGCCGCCTCGTCCTCGTCGGTCGTCGTCTCGAAGAACCCGCGGTGCGGGTAACGTCCGTGGTACACCAGGTCCTCGACGGTGATGCTGTTCGGCGAGGTGCTCTCCTGCGAGAGCAGCCCCATCGTCCGTGCGAGCTCCTTCTTGTCGAACGAGCCGATCTCTCGGCCGTCGACGAGCACCGAGCCGGCGTCGGGCGCGAGCTGGTCGGCGAGCCCCTTCAGCAGCGTGCTCTTGCCGGACCCGTTCGGACCCACGAGCGCCGTCACCGCCCCGCTCGGGGCCGTGATCGACTCGCCGTCGACGACGGGCCCGTCGCTCGCGGGGTACGAGAGGACGAGGTCCTCCCCGTCGAGGCGACCGCCGGCCTCGGCGTCCCGACCCGCGTCGGCCTCGGTCTCGGTCGGGCGCTTCGACTCGCCCGCGGTCGGTTCGAGCGCCATCAGATCTCACCCATCCGTTCCTGTCTGCGCATCAGGTAGAGGAAGTACGGTCCGCCGACGAGCCCGGTCACGATGCCGACCGGGATCTGCGCGTCGGAGCCGACGAGCACCGCCATGCCGAGGCGCGCGCCCACGTCGGCGGCGACCAGCAGCGCCGGGCCGGCGAACAGGCAGCCGATCACCAGCTTCCGGTAGTCGCTCCCGACGATGTTGCGCACCATGTGCGGGACGATCAGCCCGACGAAGCCGACGATTCCCGCCACGGCGATGCTCGCGGACGCCGCGAGCACCGCGACGCCCGAGAGGGCGAACCGGACCTTCTCGACGCTCATCCCGAGCGAACTGGCCGTGCGCTCGCCGAGCAGCAGGACGTTCAGCTGCCGGGAGCTGACCAAGGCGAGCAGCATCGCGACGGCGGTCCACGGCAGGGCCATCCGGACCTGCTCCCAGTCGGTGCCCGTCAGCGACCCGGTGGTCCAGGAGATGGCCGACTGGACGACGCCGATGTCGTCGGCGAAGAAGAACAGCGCCGTCTGGAGGCTGCTGAACACCGTCCCGACGATGACCCCCGCGAGCACGAGCCGGACGGGCGAGGTGCCGTTCTTCCACGCGATGGCGTAGACGACGAGGAACGCGACCGCGCCGCCGACCGAGGCGATGAGCGGGAGGAACGCCGCCAGCCCCGAGAACACGACGAGCGTCAGCAGGATCATCAGGCCCGCGCCGGAGGAGACGCCGAGGATGAACGGGCTCGCCAGCTCGTTGCGCGTGACGGCCTGGAAGATGGCGCCGGAGACGGCGAGGTTCATCCCCACGAGCATCGCGACGAACACCCGCGGCAGCCGGATGTTCCAGACGATGAGGCTCTGTTTCCCCATCTCCGGGAGCTCGGCCCCGAGGAGGAACGCTCGCCACGCCTGCGCGTCGAAGACGACGCGGGGGTCGAACACCGCCTGCCACGCGTCGACGATCGTCATCGAGAACGCGCCGAAGCTCACCTGAGCGAGCCCGCCGAGGACGACGACCGCGAGGCTCGCCGCACACAGCGTGAACAGCGAGCCGTCGAACCAGCCGAACCACTGCTCGCGCCAGCCGGCCGCCCCGGCGGAGGTGCCCGTCGCCACGGTCAGGATCCCCCCAGCGTCGCGCCGAGTTCGGCGGCGCGGTCCCGAACGCTGTCCTCGTCGACCGCGTCGAGCAGCGTCTCGTCGTCGACGCCGTCGAGTAGCGTTTCGGTGTCGACGGCGTCCAGCAGCGTTTCGGCGTCGAGGGCCCCGGCCACTCGGTCCGCGTCGAGGTGCGACGCGAGCGCGGCCTGCCCCTCGGCGGCGCGCTCCTCGATCTCGTCCGGCTCGACGTACGACGAGAGCGACTCGTCGATGGCCGCGGCGCGGACGCGCCGGTAGCGGTCGGAGTCGGTGTCGACGGGCGCGTCGTCGCCGTAGTGGTCGTCGAACCACTCGGTCCACCGGTCGCGGTCGTTCCACTCGTCGTCGAGTTCGGCCTCTCGGCGCACCCAGTCGACGCCGTCCGCGACCGCTTCCCACCAGCCGTCGTCGATCCGGGCGTCGGCGATGACGCGGTGGGCGACGCGGGCGCCGCGGCCGGCGGCCATGATCGCCTGGGTGTCTGTTTCGTCCGAGGGCGAGGCGACGTAGAGCCCGTCGACGGGCGTCGTCCCGTCACGGTCGGGGTACTCGCGGTCGAACCAGTCGTGCTCCTCGTCGCCCTCCTCGTACGTCTCGAACATCGCCGCGTCGTCGTCGAGTCCGCGCAGGTACGAGCCGTCGTAGCGCGTCGCCGCGATCACGCGGCGAGCGGTGACCGGGTCGCCCTCCTGCGGAGTGACGACGAAGCCCTCGCCGTCGTCGGCGCGGGCGACCGACTCGACGAGGTCGGAGTCGATCTCGCAGCCGGCGGTCTCGGCGTGGTCGTGGATCAGCCCGTACAGCGTCTCGATGTCGATCCCGGCCGGGAAGCCGAGGTAGTTTTCGAGGTGCGCGCAGCGCTTGAGCGACGACCGGCCGCGGTCGAAGACGACCGTGTCGAGCCCCTCGCGGGCGCAGAACACGGCCGCGGAGCAGCCGGCCGGGCCGCCGCCGACGACGGCCACGTCGCGGTCGCAGTCGTGTGTCGCTTCGGGGTCGGTGGTGCTCATCGGTCAGATGTCACCGTTGACGATGTCTCGGACGCGCTGGCGGTCGAACAGCCGTTCGCCCTCGGGCACGTCGAGTGGCGCCTCCGTGTCGACTTCGCCGAACTCCTCGGGGTAGAACAGCCGGGCCGTGAGCTCCGTCTGGAAGGCGTTGACCAGCGGGCCCTGCTCGGCGGTCGGACCGGGCACGACGCGCCCCTCTTCGACCGCAGTGAGTTGGCTCCCGACCTCGTCGTTTTCCATCGGCGCGACGAACTTCTCACGGAACCGCTCGGCGTCGAACGCCCCGTCACCGCCGAAGGTGACCGACCCCGTGGTGACGCCCCAGTGGACGACGATGACATCCGGGTCCACTTCGAGCAGCGTCTCGTAGTCCGTCTTGCCGTACTGGCCGGTCTCGACGCCGGCGAAGGCGTCAGCGTCGACGAGTCCGAGGTCTCGGTAGGGCTTCATCTCGTAGCCGTTGTCCTCCAGATACAGCGCGTAGAACTCGCCGTTCTCGGGCGAGGAGCCGGAGTTTATCAGGCCGATGGACGGTGTCTCGCCGTCGTCGGGGAGCCGCGATTCGACCTCGGACTGGAGGTCCTCGTGGAGGTCGAGCCACGCCTCGGTCCGGGCCCGTTCGTCGAGCACAGTTCCGACCTTCTCGAACGCCTCCAACATCGACGGGGCCCGTTCGGGGTAGCCCATCTCCTGTTGCCAGTCGCTTCTGATGCGACGGTTGTGGCAGCCGAAGAACGGCCCGACGTTCGATTCGATCTCCTCGACGTCGGAGTCGTCCCAGTTGTCGTCCCAGGCCTGGATCAGGTTGGGGTCGATGAGGAACGCGTCTGGGTCGTGTTCGTAGAGTACCTCCTTGGGGATCCCGCCGTCCTGCCACAGCGGTGGCCAGTCGTTGTCGTAGTCGATGTCGAGCCGGTCGTAGAAGAGCGTGGGCGCGCTCAGTCGGTTTGTCTGGAGTTTGTCCGCCTGACCGAGCGAGACCACCATATCGGCCCACCCCATGTTGTACGTCGTGACCGCCTCCGGGACCGACTCGAACTCCACCTCGCCGACGGGGAACATCTCGACCGAGTACGAGCCGTCCTCGGCCGTGTCCGCCGACCCGTCGTCGGTCGAGGACCCCGTCTCGTTCGTCGAGCCCGTCTCGGTGCCGTTCGAGTCCGGCGTCGAACCGGACTTGGATCGGCCCGCGCAGCCGGCGAGCAGGCCGCCGCCGACCACCGCGCCGCCGTACTTGACGTAGTCGCGTCGGCTCGGTGCCGTCGTGTCGGTGTCGTCGTCGCTCATGGTTAGAACTCCCCGTTGACGATGTCCGCGACGCGCTGCGGGTCGAACATCTCACCGAGTCCGCCGGTGTTTCCGGGTTCCGGCGGCTCGCCGAACAGGTCGGGGTAGATCTGTTTCGCGGTGAGTTCGATCTGGAAGATGTTGATGATCGGTCCCTGGAACGCGTCGCCGCTCGCGTAGAGGCGGTCGTTCTCGACCGCGGTGAGCTCCTTCCCGACCGGGTGCTCGTCGAGGGCGAAGAACGCCTCCGTCGCCTCGTCGGGGTTCTGCCAGTCCGAGAAGTGGAGGAGCACGTCGGGGTCGGCGTCGAGCATCGCTTCCATGTCGATGAGCGCGCTGTCGGACCAGCCGCTCCGGGGACCGCTGTCGAACTCGGAGAGCGCGTCGTTCGCCCGCAGCGGCCGGGTGTGCGCGTTCTGGAATCCCGGCTCGTTCAGGTGGTACACCCAGAAGGCTTCCTTCTTCTGATCGTACCAGACGACGCCGACCTCGGGCCGCTCCGACTGCGGCGGGAGGTCCGCTCGGATGTCCGCGACCATCTCGTCGCGGACGGCCTTCAGCTCTGCCCCGCGCTCCGGCACCTGATACGCCTGCGCGTACTTGTCGACCAGTTCCCAGATGGTGTAGAACTGGTAGTCGGACGCGCTGTCGGGCGCGATGTTCGTCCGGCTGTGGTAGTTGGCGAAGAACGGGGCGATGTTGGACTCGATCTCGTCGAAGTCGGCGTCGTCAAACGAGGACCAGCCGCCCATCCACACCGGGTCAATGTGGTGGACGTCGCTGTCGAGCTCGTAGAACACCTCCTTGTCGACGCCGTCGTCGTAGAGCTTCGTCAGGTCGCCCGTGTCGAGGGAGACGCCCGGGAGCTCGTCGTAGTACTGCGCGCTGTAGTTCTCGGGGAAGCCCAGCGACGAGATGACGTCGGACTGGCCGAGCGAGACGAGAATGTCGGCGTCGTGGTTGGAGTACACGGCCGCCGTCTCCGGGACCGCGTCGAACTCCACCGTACCGGCCGGCGACATCGTCACCGAGTACCCGGTGTCCTCGGTCGACTCCTCGGCGCTCGTCGTCCCGCCGTCGTCCCCCTCCGTCGTCTCGTTTTCCGTCTCCGGGTCGTCGTCCGTCGGCCCCGACGAACTTCCGGCGTCGGACGTACAGCCGGCGAGCAGGCCGCCGACCCCGACGGCGGCGCCGTACTTGACGTAGTCCCGTCGAGACGATTCCAGCCGGTCAGGCCGTTCATCTGCCATACGTTTTAGGCTCGCCTAACTATTCAAAAGAGTTCCGAATCTTTAGGCCGGCCAAAATTGTCAGCGAGGCGTCCCGCAGCGCGGGCACATCGGCGGGCCGCCGTCGGCGAAGTCGAGGCCGCAGTGCGGGCAGGCGCCGTCGTCGGGGGCCGTCATCGCCGCGACCGCGTCGGCCGTCCCCTCCCGGACCGACTCGACGGTGCCGACGCCGGACACGGGATCTGACGCCGGATCGGCCAGTCGGCGACGGTGGAACTCCGCGCGGTCGAGTAGGAAGGACGGCGCCGCGTCGGCGTCGACCTCGTCGAGCGCGTCGCCCGCGTCGACGCGCTCTCCCGGCGGCTCGGTTCCGGCGAGCAGGCCGAGCGCCTCGGCGGCGCGGCCCCTAACGTACGCGCTCTCGTCGCGGAGGCGCTCGCCGAGGGCGGCCTCGGCGGCCGTCAGCCGCTCGGGGTGTTCACAGCCTATCGCGACCAGCGCGGTACAGAGGTGGTAGCGCACGAGTTCGTCGTCGGCGTCGAGGTGCTCGGCGAGCGAGTCGACGTGGTGGCGGAGTCGACCGGGGTCACCGAGCGCGACGTGCGCTAGCGCCTTCGCGAGCTTCTCTTTCACCTCCGGTTCGTCGAACTCCAGTCCGACGCGGAGGTCGGCCAGCGTCGCCGGGTCCGCGACCGCCTCGGGCGACTCGACGGCGACGTACCCGAGCGCCTCGGCGCAGCGGGCCCGGACGTAGTAGAACTCCGCGTCGTCCGCTAGCCGCGCCCCGAGCGAATCGACGGCGGGGGTCACGGCCTCCGGGGCCGTCCGCGCGAGCGCGACGAACAGCTTCGCGGCCGTCAGCCGAACCGCCCGGTCGTCGTCGGTCAGGAACGACGTCAGCGGCTCGGCGGCCGCCTCACCGAGGCGGGTCCCGTCGTCGACCGCGTCTCTGACGGCGCGCAGCGCGCGCTTACGAGTCTCGGCGTCGACTGCCTCGAGGCGCGCGACGGCCGCGACGACCGCCTCGGCGTCCCCCTCGGTAATCCGGGCGGCGAAGCGGTCGGGGTCCGAGTCCTCCATGAGCTATTCGGGAGTCTCGCGAGCGACCGGTTTCAACGCGGTGGTTCCGCGTCGGGCAGGACCGTCGTCGTACTGCCCGATAGGAATTGTATATCGCGCTATCTGATTTATCGGTCGTCGAACGCCCGAACGCTGTCGAACGAGCCGTCGGCGATAGCGGCGGCGATACCGTCGATATCGGCCTCTCGGGGCACTTCGTGGGGATACTTGCGAGCGAAGTACCGCGTGAGGTTCTCGACGTCGCGTTTCAGGAAGTCGCGCGCGTTCTCGTGGTCGACGGGCACGGCCTGGGGCCAGTCGAAGATGGTCACGCCGCTCTCCGCGACGGCGACGTTGTGTTCGGAGGCGTCGGCGTGGACCCAGCCCAGGTCGTGTGCGGTCGCCAGCTCTCGGAGGATCAGATCGAGGACCCCAACCGCCTGCTCCGGGTCGAGCTTCGCGCGCGACAGCTCCACGCCCGGGAACTTCTCCATCACGATGGCGTGCCGGTTGTGATCGACCGGCCGCGGGACGCTCACGTCGGGGTACAGTTCCTCCATCGCCTCGTACTCGCGTTCGGCCGCCTTGCGTGCGGTGTAGAGCCACGAGACGTGGTCGCGGTCGGCGGTGTACTCGCGCTCGCGGTTCACCTCGCGGAAGTTGGTGTACCCCTCGCGGTGGTACTTCAGGGCGAGCGGCCGGAACGACTGCGCCTCGTACACGTCGCCCTCCTTGCCGAGCCCCAGGGGCGACCCCACGCCGTCGATGGTCTCGCGCTCGGCGAACGTCCGGAGCGCCAGCGCGTCGTACCCCTCGAAGGTGAGCTGATACCCCTCGTACTGGATCGTCTTCCGCTCGATCAGCTCCCGGTCGAGACACCGGTCGATCCGGTAGTCGACCTCCTCGCGCGTCAGGTCCGCGTAGTCGGGGAGCTTGTCGCGGCGCACCCACTCCGAGAAGCGCATCCCCTGCTCGACGCCCGAGAGGAGGTAGAAGTCCTCGGGGTCGAGCTCCGCCATGTCGCCGGCGACGTTTCGCACCATACGCGCCCCTACTCCGGCGATTCCTAAAAGGGACGCGCGTTCGGGATCGGTGGCCGATAAATCTCATACTGCGATAGCAAATCTATATCTCGCCGCTCCACAGTTTCGGAGGATAGGCCAGTTTCAGGTCGAATTAGCATCAAGTCGTGGTGATTCTCAGCGGTCGGAGATCGATTTTGAATCCTTACTCTCGAACTACCGGACGAGCGTACGAAATTGCGTGAATTTTGGCGCTGCTGAATACGGTTGTCACTCTTGAGCGGCGGACCCAGCGAGAGCTCAGCCGATTAGTCGTGCGGGATCAACGCCGAGGCAACGAGCTCAACACACTCACCCGCAGTCAACACGGGTGCGTAGTCCATCTCTCCGTCGACACCTGCTTTCAGCAGGAAGTCGGTCAGCCGCCAGATATTGTACAAGAGGACCGCGAACACGAAGTAGAACAAGCGAACGCGGTAGTCTTTCGAGGAGGTCTTGGCGAGAAAGTCACCTTTGATCGATTTGTACTCACTCTCGATCTGCCACCGGCGGCTGTAGCGCTGACAAAAGGTCTCGGCCTCCTCCGGACCGACTCGGAGACTCGTCGCGAAGACGGCCGTTCCCTCCCCACTCGTTGACGGCACGTACAGCAGCCGCATTGGATGCGATCCAGATTCCACATGGACAGAAGCCGACTCAACAGCCACCTCTTGGTCGTCTTCCCACATTTGTTTGAGTACATCCCGTTCAGAGCTGGAGACTCGCTTCGGAATGAGGTAGTTCACATCGAGGTTTGAGAGCGTCTGAAACACGCGTATCGAATCGAACTCCCGATCACACAGCACTGTCTCGATTGGAACATGCTCTTTCGCTCGTCGAACGAGTCGCCGAACAGTACGATGGATCTGATTCGACGGGTTCTCATCCCACTCAGAACTCTCTCGAACCGGCTCGACAGCTAAGACCAGCGGGATGTTCTGTCCGATGATCGAGAGGGTCGCAAATTTAAACGCTCGACCGTCTCTGTCCTTCGTTCCACTGACCATCGGCATCCCTTCGACATCCCCGTAGTAGGGAATGGTCGTGATATCGATCGCGGCAGTGACTGGCCGGCGGAACGATGCTTCAGAAGCAATCACGGAAAGCAAGCGATCCGTTGTCTCGTTGAAGCCGTCGACGAGCTCGTCAGGATCGAACTGCTTGACGGTGCGAAGGTGGGTATCGCCATGCGAGCTGTAATCCTCGCCACGCCGGTACTGAAAGCGAGTAGCTCCCTGCGTGGCTCCGCACCGAACCATTCCCATGAATGTCTGTAACTCGAAAAATTGCGTGTCCTCGTACGAGGCGTTCGGCGCCCGATCAGAGTCGAAGTGTCCGAAGGCGTGATCACGCGCGAGGCGCGTTGTCTGAACAATCCCCTCCTGTGAGAAGGATTCGTCTTCTACTGAGTCTGTATCTTCTTGCTCATTGTCGACGATCTCTGCCTTAGACCGCACCTCCGGCGCTGAGAT includes the following:
- a CDS encoding transposase; this encodes MFVSVVKEVHDRSISAPEVRSKAEIVDNEQEDTDSVEDESFSQEGIVQTTRLARDHAFGHFDSDRAPNASYEDTQFFELQTFMGMVRCGATQGATRFQYRRGEDYSSHGDTHLRTVKQFDPDELVDGFNETTDRLLSVIASEASFRRPVTAAIDITTIPYYGDVEGMPMVSGTKDRDGRAFKFATLSIIGQNIPLVLAVEPVRESSEWDENPSNQIHRTVRRLVRRAKEHVPIETVLCDREFDSIRVFQTLSNLDVNYLIPKRVSSSERDVLKQMWEDDQEVAVESASVHVESGSHPMRLLYVPSTSGEGTAVFATSLRVGPEEAETFCQRYSRRWQIESEYKSIKGDFLAKTSSKDYRVRLFYFVFAVLLYNIWRLTDFLLKAGVDGEMDYAPVLTAGECVELVASALIPHD